The following coding sequences lie in one Candidatus Eisenbacteria bacterium genomic window:
- a CDS encoding (d)CMP kinase produces the protein HFLLAIDGPAGTGKTTSARLVAERLGFAYIDSGALYRAIAVAARARGIDSPEDGRLRPLLMNLPLRAKAARDGFRVYLGGEEVTTELRDPRVSALASKLAVDPSVRGRVEAWLKELAGLGPSVVEGRDIGTDVFPGADLKIFLTASLEARAERRSLELREKGLDASAEDVAAAIVERDRRDSERSVAPLRQAPDAVVIDTTALDVEGQILRILGAWERFRPRRPRFFYRIEQWSIRTFAGLFWGLRVEGAERVPRGGPVILAANHKSYLDPPLIGALLPREIHYLAKRQLFDVPLFGAWVRASNAIPIDREGFDRRGIERALETIRAGNALLVFPEGTRIRREGLGPPKEGIAMLIARAGCAVIPVRLKGTWKGERRGAGRRGITVRFGEPLLFPPVPPGREGRSRFPEIAARVMESIAAAGAGRDEGPGRETGGG, from the coding sequence CCACTTCCTTCTCGCCATCGACGGCCCTGCGGGAACGGGAAAGACGACGAGCGCCCGACTCGTGGCGGAGAGACTCGGCTTCGCCTACATCGACTCCGGGGCGCTCTATCGGGCGATCGCGGTTGCGGCGCGCGCGCGCGGAATCGACAGTCCCGAGGACGGGCGGCTCCGGCCGCTCCTCATGAACCTGCCCCTGCGCGCGAAGGCCGCCCGGGACGGTTTCCGCGTCTATCTCGGGGGCGAGGAAGTCACGACGGAGCTGAGAGACCCCCGCGTCAGCGCGCTCGCATCGAAGCTGGCTGTCGATCCATCCGTCCGGGGGCGGGTCGAGGCTTGGCTCAAGGAGCTGGCGGGCCTCGGCCCCTCGGTCGTCGAGGGAAGGGACATCGGGACCGATGTGTTCCCCGGCGCGGACCTGAAGATCTTCCTCACCGCTTCCCTCGAGGCGAGGGCAGAGCGGAGGAGCCTCGAGCTCCGGGAGAAGGGTCTCGATGCCAGCGCGGAGGATGTGGCCGCGGCGATCGTCGAGCGCGACCGCAGGGACTCCGAGAGGAGCGTGGCGCCTCTCAGGCAGGCGCCTGACGCGGTCGTGATCGACACCACGGCGCTTGACGTGGAAGGCCAGATTCTGAGAATCCTCGGCGCCTGGGAGCGCTTCCGCCCGAGGCGACCGCGGTTCTTCTACCGGATCGAGCAATGGTCGATCCGGACCTTCGCCGGGCTCTTCTGGGGCCTTCGCGTGGAAGGGGCCGAGCGGGTTCCGCGCGGCGGACCGGTCATCCTGGCGGCGAACCACAAGTCCTATCTCGACCCTCCCTTGATCGGCGCGCTGCTGCCGAGAGAGATCCACTATCTCGCCAAGCGCCAGCTCTTCGACGTCCCTCTCTTCGGAGCGTGGGTCCGCGCGAGCAACGCGATCCCGATCGACCGCGAGGGGTTCGATCGGCGGGGGATCGAGCGGGCCCTCGAAACCATCAGGGCCGGCAACGCCCTGCTCGTTTTCCCGGAAGGGACAAGGATCCGCCGGGAGGGGTTGGGCCCGCCGAAGGAGGGAATCGCCATGCTCATCGCCAGAGCGGGATGCGCGGTGATTCCCGTGCGCCTGAAGGGGACATGGAAGGGAGAGAGAAGGGGCGCCGGCCGCCGGGGGATCACCGTCCGCTTCGGCGAACCCCTCCTTTTCCCCCCGGTGCCGCCCGGCCGGGAGGGACGCTCGCGATTCCCCGAGATCGCCGCCCGTGTGATGGAGTCGATCGCCGCCGCCGGCGCCGGTCGGGACGAAGGACCGGGGAGGGAGACCGGGGGCGGCTGA
- a CDS encoding 30S ribosomal protein S1 has translation MDRLIDLRSAHPAAARPSAESMFQGGQLHMYHDPDAPGLQEGTPAYRPPPQRGKVIRLVNIDDESDPGAESLKELMSLYEDSLSHVEEGEILKGRILRVDEKEVMVDIGFKSEGVIPIEEFAEVDQIKVGEEIDVFLEKMEDQDGLVVLSKQRADFVKVWDRVRDAAEKGEVVEGRLVRKIKGGAVVDLYGVEAFLPGSQIALRPPQAIESLMNQTLQFKIIKLNKRRRNIVVSRRLVLEQERESAKEEIIRDLEAGQIREGYVKNITDFGAFVDLGGIDGLLHITDMSWGRVKHPSEVVTVGDQIKVKILSFEPERERISLGLKQLMEYPWERVQEKYPVGVKVQGKVVSITEYGAFVELERGVEGLIHVSEMSWTKHVRHPNKILTEGQDIECMVLKVDREHEKISLGLKQVEPDPWLTLDETYPPGAVVEGKVRNLTNFGAFVELMDGIDGLVHISDMSWTRRVGHPSEVLKKGDKVDVKVLNIDKESRRISLGLKQVTDDPWPEIQYRYPVGMTVTGRVVRVIDRGAIVLIDGEVEGFVPAMQLGLESFRHPGEHFQADDELELKVMRTDLANHRMVLSAKAWLQEQDPESQKAYVDKYSQKRATVTESSEEGAVEIPMDDVPEDEV, from the coding sequence ATGGATAGACTGATCGATCTGCGGAGTGCCCATCCGGCCGCCGCACGGCCAAGCGCCGAATCCATGTTCCAAGGAGGTCAGCTTCACATGTATCACGATCCGGATGCTCCCGGACTGCAGGAAGGTACGCCCGCCTACAGGCCCCCCCCTCAGCGAGGGAAGGTGATCCGCCTCGTCAACATCGACGACGAGTCGGATCCAGGAGCGGAATCGCTCAAGGAGCTCATGAGTCTCTACGAGGACTCGCTCAGCCACGTCGAGGAAGGGGAGATCCTGAAGGGACGCATCCTCCGTGTGGACGAGAAGGAAGTGATGGTCGACATCGGGTTCAAGTCCGAAGGGGTCATCCCGATCGAGGAGTTCGCCGAGGTCGACCAGATCAAGGTCGGCGAGGAGATCGACGTCTTCCTGGAGAAGATGGAGGACCAGGATGGGCTCGTCGTTCTCTCGAAGCAGCGCGCCGACTTCGTGAAGGTGTGGGATCGGGTGCGCGATGCGGCCGAGAAGGGGGAAGTCGTCGAGGGGCGCCTCGTCCGCAAGATCAAGGGTGGGGCGGTCGTCGATCTCTACGGCGTCGAGGCGTTCCTGCCTGGAAGCCAGATCGCGCTTCGCCCGCCTCAGGCGATCGAGAGCCTGATGAACCAGACGCTCCAGTTCAAGATCATCAAGCTCAACAAGCGCCGCAGGAACATCGTCGTCTCGCGGCGGCTCGTTCTCGAGCAGGAGAGGGAGTCGGCGAAGGAGGAGATCATCCGCGATCTCGAGGCCGGCCAGATCCGCGAGGGGTACGTCAAGAACATCACCGATTTCGGCGCCTTCGTCGACCTCGGCGGAATCGACGGCCTTCTGCACATCACGGACATGTCCTGGGGCCGTGTGAAGCACCCCTCCGAGGTCGTCACCGTTGGCGACCAGATCAAGGTCAAGATCCTCTCCTTCGAGCCGGAGCGGGAACGAATCAGTCTCGGCCTGAAGCAGCTGATGGAGTATCCCTGGGAGCGGGTGCAGGAGAAGTACCCGGTCGGCGTCAAGGTGCAGGGCAAGGTGGTCTCGATCACCGAGTACGGCGCCTTCGTCGAGCTCGAGCGGGGCGTCGAGGGCCTGATCCACGTCTCCGAGATGTCCTGGACCAAGCATGTGAGGCATCCGAACAAGATCCTGACCGAGGGGCAGGACATCGAGTGCATGGTGCTCAAGGTCGACCGCGAGCACGAGAAGATCTCGCTTGGCCTCAAGCAGGTCGAGCCTGATCCCTGGCTCACCCTTGACGAGACCTACCCTCCGGGGGCGGTGGTCGAGGGGAAGGTCCGCAACCTGACGAACTTCGGGGCCTTCGTCGAGCTGATGGACGGGATCGATGGGCTCGTCCACATCTCCGACATGTCGTGGACCCGGCGCGTCGGCCATCCGAGCGAGGTCCTCAAGAAGGGCGACAAGGTCGACGTGAAGGTGCTGAACATCGACAAGGAGTCGCGCAGGATCAGCCTGGGCCTCAAGCAGGTGACCGACGATCCCTGGCCCGAGATCCAGTACCGCTACCCCGTCGGGATGACCGTCACGGGCAGGGTGGTGCGCGTGATCGACAGGGGGGCGATCGTCCTGATCGATGGCGAGGTCGAGGGATTCGTTCCCGCGATGCAGCTTGGCCTCGAGAGCTTCAGGCATCCCGGCGAGCACTTCCAGGCCGACGATGAGCTGGAGTTGAAGGTCATGCGGACCGATCTGGCCAATCACAGGATGGTCCTCTCGGCCAAGGCCTGGTTGCAGGAGCAGGATCCCGAGTCCCAGAAGGCCTATGTCGACAAGTACAGCCAGAAGAGAGCGACCGTGACCGAGTCGTCCGAGGAGGGCGCGGTGGAGATTCCGATGGACGACGTGCCGGAAGACGAGGTGTAG
- a CDS encoding DUF1049 domain-containing protein produces the protein MSFLKMLLGLAFLVAVLFFAVLNLEETIDLRLWADAAHTYRDVPLVLAVFFAYLFGIVTHFIVSLARDIRLRTEIGKLRGENRSLQDEILKLRGSALDDLPMTEAGDGAAPGGRGA, from the coding sequence GTGTCCTTCCTCAAGATGCTGCTCGGGCTGGCCTTTCTGGTCGCGGTGCTCTTCTTCGCCGTCCTCAACCTGGAGGAGACGATCGATCTGAGGCTCTGGGCGGACGCGGCCCACACATACCGCGACGTCCCTCTTGTCCTTGCGGTGTTCTTCGCCTACCTGTTCGGGATCGTGACTCACTTCATTGTCTCGCTCGCCCGCGACATACGCCTGCGGACCGAGATCGGGAAGCTCCGGGGAGAGAACCGGTCGCTCCAGGATGAGATCCTCAAGCTCCGCGGTTCCGCCCTCGACGACCTGCCGATGACGGAGGCCGGGGACGGCGCGGCGCCGGGAGGGCGGGGCGCGTGA